The Treponema phagedenis DNA segment ATTTGGTTTTTAAACTGATCCCAATCTCTTGCATTTTTTTTAATTTCAATATATTGCTTTTTATTTTTTCTCTTGTGGTATTTTTCTACTCAGGTATTAAGGAAAACTATTTTTTAACGGCAGCGGAATTAACAATGCTGCAAGATATATTGTCCGAAAATAAATTACACGCAGAAAAGCAAAAGCGTATTTTCCAAATCGATTTGCTAAAAAATGCAGAGGTCTCAATCTTAGCGGAACGCAATCGTATTTCCGGAGTACTGCATAATTCAATCGGGCATACATTGAGTTCCGCGATTTTACAAGTTAATGCCTTAAAGTATATCGCGGATAATGAAGAGGTAAAAGACAAGCTTGCGGTTTTACAAACATCGTTAGAAACAGGTATGACCGAAATACGAAAAAGTTTACACAATATACACGACACCTCTTTTAACTTACAAACCGCCTTAGACAAATTGATAGAAAAAATATCAAACCCTAAAATAAAATTGATTTATAAAATAGATGCACTTCCCTATGTGTTGAAACATGATATCATCTCAATCATAAAAGAAGGAATTGCAAATACCGTTAAGCATAGCGGCGCAACACTGATGGACATTATTCTTTTAGAGCACCGCGGTTTTTATTCTGTTGTAATTAATGATAACGGTTGTGGTTTTAACTCATCTGTTCCAATACAAGAAGGAATCGGACTTTCTGTGTTAAGAGAAATAGTAGAAAAAAATAATGGGACAATAAACTTTTATTCCGATGGTGGCTTTAAAATTCATATTATATTTCCAAAGCAAATAGCGGAGGCAGAAAATGAACATCATAATAATTGATGATGACCCTCTTGTCATATCGTCATTAACAACAATATTAACTGCGAATAAATTTACTATATCTGCCTGCGGTTCTGATGGAGAAGAGGCAATACAGCTCTTTAAAAAATTCAAGCCGGATATTTTGTTAATGG contains these protein-coding regions:
- a CDS encoding sensor histidine kinase — its product is MLLFLENFLITFFCSLLLKENFPDAMGIEYFIIIFSACLWLYITDNKKWKILFLAGFIFSVFVVDATLCFFSPAFITIDLKLSNKKIKPASFEIPTDLVFKLIPISCIFFNFNILLFIFSLVVFFYSGIKENYFLTAAELTMLQDILSENKLHAEKQKRIFQIDLLKNAEVSILAERNRISGVLHNSIGHTLSSAILQVNALKYIADNEEVKDKLAVLQTSLETGMTEIRKSLHNIHDTSFNLQTALDKLIEKISNPKIKLIYKIDALPYVLKHDIISIIKEGIANTVKHSGATLMDIILLEHRGFYSVVINDNGCGFNSSVPIQEGIGLSVLREIVEKNNGTINFYSDGGFKIHIIFPKQIAEAENEHHNN